A section of the Candidatus Hydrogenedentota bacterium genome encodes:
- a CDS encoding alpha/beta fold hydrolase translates to MAVPRSSTIDTTENEFLAERKQAILAHLNQFPFRPAWWLRNCHAQTIWGPVFRRPPAMDYHKEVWDTPDGDELSMYFYPGEAEKPWVLLMHGLEGHINSFYLPGFNQAFHVLGWNVVTMIFRSCDGGINKAKRVYHMGETSDLDFAVRQLREDRGVDKLYIAGMSLGANVLCKWLGELGDNVPDYVAGAAALSPPFQPEISVSLFEKAFFGIYNRRFLGTLIPKALEKERQFPGCIDVEKVRNCKSFHVYDTEVTARLHGYRDAVDYWERVGCHQFLADIRVPTLLTTSADDAFNPADTIPHEIADASNYLYPLWTTHGGHAGFVYGALPWKAKYWQEEQLVRFFAALDGGFPTS, encoded by the coding sequence GTGGCAGTCCCGAGGAGCAGTACCATCGATACCACCGAAAACGAGTTCCTCGCCGAGCGCAAGCAGGCGATACTCGCGCATCTGAACCAGTTCCCTTTCCGCCCCGCGTGGTGGTTGCGCAATTGTCACGCCCAGACAATCTGGGGGCCCGTGTTCCGCCGACCACCGGCGATGGACTACCACAAGGAAGTCTGGGACACGCCCGACGGCGATGAACTCTCCATGTATTTTTATCCCGGCGAGGCGGAGAAGCCCTGGGTGCTGCTGATGCACGGCCTGGAGGGCCACATCAATTCCTTCTATCTGCCGGGATTCAACCAGGCCTTTCACGTCCTCGGCTGGAATGTCGTCACGATGATATTCCGCTCCTGCGACGGCGGTATCAACAAGGCGAAGCGCGTCTACCACATGGGCGAAACCTCCGACCTCGATTTCGCCGTACGCCAGCTTCGCGAAGATCGCGGCGTGGACAAACTCTACATCGCGGGCATGTCCCTCGGCGCCAACGTTCTCTGTAAATGGCTCGGCGAACTCGGTGACAATGTGCCCGACTACGTGGCCGGTGCGGCGGCGCTGTCGCCTCCGTTTCAACCCGAGATTTCCGTCAGTCTTTTTGAGAAAGCTTTTTTCGGCATTTACAACCGCCGTTTCCTCGGCACCCTTATCCCCAAGGCCCTGGAGAAAGAGCGCCAGTTCCCCGGCTGCATCGACGTGGAAAAAGTACGCAACTGCAAGAGTTTCCACGTCTACGACACCGAAGTCACCGCCCGCCTCCACGGTTACCGCGACGCCGTGGACTACTGGGAGCGCGTGGGCTGCCACCAGTTTCTCGCCGACATCCGCGTGCCCACCCTCCTCACCACCTCCGCCGACGACGCCTTCAATCCCGCCGACACCATACCCCATGAAATCGCCGACGCCTCGAACTATCTCTATCCCCTCTGGACCACCCACGGCGGCCACGCGGGCTTTGTGTATGGCGCATTGCCCTGGAAGGCAAAGTATTGGCAGGAAGAGCAGTTGGTGCGATTTTTTGCGGCATTGGATGGTGGCTTCCCCACATCTTGA
- the rraA gene encoding ribonuclease E activity regulator RraA: MSFKTADLCDHFSNVVQIAEEQMGDFGGLGAFCGVIETVKAFEDNSKVRECVESPGKGKVLVVDGGGSMRCAMLGDQLAAKAVKNGWAGIVINGCIRDSADIAEMEIGVKALGTHPLKTEKLGAGSHNVPVRFVGVDFVPGHFLYADEDGLLVSEKALELPE, translated from the coding sequence ATGAGTTTCAAGACCGCCGACCTTTGTGACCACTTTTCCAACGTTGTTCAGATTGCCGAGGAGCAGATGGGCGATTTTGGCGGACTGGGCGCTTTTTGCGGGGTGATCGAGACCGTAAAGGCTTTTGAAGACAACAGCAAGGTCCGTGAATGCGTGGAATCGCCCGGCAAGGGCAAGGTGCTGGTGGTGGACGGCGGCGGCTCGATGCGTTGCGCCATGCTGGGCGATCAGCTCGCGGCGAAGGCCGTGAAGAATGGTTGGGCCGGGATCGTGATCAACGGATGCATCCGCGATTCGGCGGACATAGCGGAAATGGAGATCGGTGTGAAGGCCCTGGGCACGCATCCTTTGAAGACGGAGAAGCTGGGCGCGGGCAGCCACAACGTGCCGGTCCGCTTTGTGGGCGTGGATTTTGTTCCCGGCCACTTTCTGTATGCCGATGAAGACGGGCTGCTGGTTTCGGAGAAAGCGCTGGAACTGCCGGAATAA
- the rarD gene encoding EamA family transporter RarD yields MSIPLKCPAMLMGASAYILWGIFPLYFYYLTSVGSWEVLSHRIVWSVIALVGLLWWKGRHATALQALRSPKLVGLLAITSGLITTNWIVYIHAVATHRTIEASLGYFINPIVLILLGLLVFKERLNPYQKICITLAAAGVIYQIAMLGSVSWITLVLPASFGLYGMMKKHIPLDSISSLFIETLIAAPVAAIYLAVLGAQGSLGLFNGPPHVQVLLLLAGLVTCIPLILFAEGAQRLPLNTMGFLQYITPSLQFSIGLFAFGEPMNTHKLIGFIFVWVGLAVLAVGQMKGYRARRELMPAPVPEAE; encoded by the coding sequence ATGTCCATCCCACTAAAATGCCCCGCAATGCTCATGGGCGCCTCCGCCTACATCCTCTGGGGCATCTTCCCCCTTTACTTTTACTACCTGACCTCCGTCGGCAGTTGGGAGGTCCTCTCCCACCGCATCGTCTGGTCCGTCATCGCCCTGGTCGGGCTGCTGTGGTGGAAAGGCCGTCATGCCACCGCCCTCCAGGCCCTCCGCTCACCGAAACTGGTCGGCTTGCTCGCCATTACCTCCGGTCTTATTACCACCAACTGGATCGTCTACATACACGCCGTGGCCACCCACCGCACCATCGAGGCGAGCCTGGGCTATTTCATCAACCCCATCGTCCTCATCCTCCTCGGCCTCCTCGTGTTCAAGGAGCGGCTCAATCCCTACCAGAAAATCTGCATCACCCTGGCCGCCGCCGGTGTCATCTACCAGATTGCCATGCTCGGTTCCGTCTCCTGGATCACCCTCGTGCTCCCCGCCTCCTTCGGTCTCTATGGCATGATGAAGAAGCACATACCGCTGGACTCCATCTCCAGCCTCTTCATCGAGACCCTCATCGCCGCGCCCGTCGCCGCGATCTATCTCGCCGTGCTCGGGGCGCAGGGCAGCCTTGGCCTCTTCAACGGCCCCCCGCACGTGCAGGTGCTCCTCCTCCTGGCGGGTCTGGTTACCTGTATCCCCCTGATCCTCTTCGCCGAAGGGGCCCAGCGCCTGCCCCTCAACACCATGGGCTTCCTCCAATACATCACACCCAGCCTCCAGTTCTCCATCGGACTCTTCGCCTTCGGCGAACCTATGAACACTCACAAACTCATCGGCTTCATCTTCGTCTGGGTGGGGTTGGCGGTCCTGGCCGTCGGCCAGATGAAGGGCTATCGAGCGCGAAGGGAACTCATGCCCGCCCCGGTGCCGGAGGCGGAGTAA
- a CDS encoding calcium/sodium antiporter — protein sequence MTPMVFLTLLAGLTILTVGAEFLVRGASRLAALAGVSSLVIGLTVVAYGTSAPEFAVSMKSAIAGQSDIALGNVVGSNIFNVLFILGLCAMLLPLRVDSQLVRMDVPIMIGVSILGFVLCLDGSIGRVDGLILASGAIGYTAFTVIKSRRETKAIKAEFDQEYAVTEAPSAKTVAWNFLLLLIGLVLLVSGARMFVNSAITIAEAMGVSQLVIGLTIVAAGTSLPEVATSVVATIRGERDIAIGNVVGSNIFNILSVLGFTAIVSPINVQATAIQVDLPVMIGVAVICLPIFFTGLLILRWEGAVFFGLYILYTIYLILHSSSSPSLPAYTKVVGLGVLPAVALLLVGTAIYEFKNKPAKAV from the coding sequence ATGACACCCATGGTTTTTCTGACCCTGCTGGCGGGTCTCACGATCCTTACGGTGGGCGCGGAGTTCCTGGTTCGAGGGGCGTCGCGACTGGCGGCGCTGGCAGGCGTGTCTTCGCTGGTGATCGGGCTTACGGTGGTTGCCTACGGCACCAGTGCACCGGAGTTTGCCGTCAGCATGAAAAGCGCGATTGCAGGTCAGAGCGATATCGCCCTCGGCAACGTCGTCGGGAGCAACATTTTCAACGTGCTTTTCATCCTGGGCCTCTGCGCGATGCTCCTTCCCCTTCGTGTGGACAGCCAGTTGGTGAGGATGGACGTGCCCATCATGATTGGTGTATCCATTCTAGGCTTCGTGCTGTGTCTGGATGGCAGCATCGGACGGGTGGACGGCCTGATCCTCGCGTCGGGGGCCATCGGCTACACGGCTTTCACCGTGATCAAGAGCCGACGGGAAACCAAGGCGATCAAGGCGGAATTCGATCAGGAGTACGCCGTCACCGAAGCGCCAAGCGCGAAGACCGTTGCCTGGAATTTTCTTTTGCTGCTGATCGGGCTGGTACTGCTGGTGAGCGGCGCGCGGATGTTCGTCAATTCGGCGATTACCATCGCGGAGGCCATGGGGGTGAGCCAGTTGGTCATCGGACTCACCATTGTGGCGGCGGGCACTTCGTTGCCGGAAGTGGCCACTTCGGTCGTTGCCACCATCCGCGGCGAGCGGGATATCGCCATCGGCAACGTGGTGGGCAGTAATATTTTCAATATTCTCTCGGTACTTGGATTCACCGCCATCGTGTCGCCGATCAATGTCCAGGCCACCGCGATCCAGGTGGACCTGCCGGTCATGATCGGTGTGGCCGTCATTTGTCTGCCCATCTTTTTTACCGGGTTGCTCATTCTCCGCTGGGAGGGCGCGGTATTCTTTGGACTCTATATTCTCTATACAATTTACCTCATCCTCCACTCCAGCAGTTCGCCGTCCCTTCCGGCGTACACGAAGGTGGTGGGGCTCGGCGTGCTGCCGGCCGTGGCCTTGTTGCTCGTGGGCACGGCGATCTACGAGTTCAAGAACAAGCCCGCGAAGGCGGTGTAA
- a CDS encoding ATP-binding protein — translation MITRTHDSGLLQELMDQFPVTAILGPRQSGKTTLAREFGAEHIFDLENPRDASLLEKPQLTLEALSGLIVIDEVQRVPELFPLLRYLVDTRPDQRYLILGSASRDLLQQSSESLAGRLAYHELGGFRLEDVGVAQWRTLWWRGGLPRSFAATSDTASHRWREHYITTFLERDIPQLGIDIPATTLRRFWTMLCHYHGQQLNYAEFSRSFGVTDKTVRKYLDILEGTFMVRLLQPWHVNIGKRLVKRPKVYLRDTGLLHALLSIRDQRDLASHNKLGASWEGFALEVAARAIGKRNEELAFWATHSGAEVDLFWQEHGKNWAIEVKYADAPRMTKSMTSAMQDLELEHLWVVYPGDKTYRLAKNITVLPITKIGAGWVYP, via the coding sequence ATGATCACGAGAACACACGATAGCGGGCTGCTTCAGGAGCTCATGGACCAATTCCCAGTCACGGCCATCCTGGGGCCGCGTCAGTCGGGGAAAACCACACTCGCACGGGAGTTCGGCGCGGAGCATATATTCGACCTGGAGAACCCGCGGGACGCTTCACTTTTGGAGAAGCCTCAACTGACTCTGGAGGCGCTGTCGGGCCTTATCGTCATTGATGAGGTACAGCGCGTTCCAGAGCTGTTTCCTCTGCTGCGCTATCTGGTGGACACCCGACCGGACCAGCGCTACCTGATACTGGGCAGCGCTTCGCGCGATCTGCTCCAGCAGTCTTCGGAGTCCCTCGCCGGTCGGCTCGCCTATCACGAGCTGGGCGGGTTTCGCCTGGAGGATGTGGGGGTGGCCCAGTGGCGCACCTTGTGGTGGCGGGGCGGACTGCCGCGCTCATTTGCCGCGACCAGCGATACTGCGAGCCACCGCTGGCGCGAGCACTACATCACGACGTTCCTGGAACGCGATATTCCGCAGCTTGGCATCGACATACCCGCCACGACCTTGCGCCGTTTCTGGACAATGCTCTGCCACTACCATGGACAACAGCTCAACTACGCCGAGTTCTCCCGCTCCTTCGGCGTGACGGACAAGACGGTCCGGAAATATCTCGATATACTGGAGGGTACCTTCATGGTGCGTCTGCTCCAGCCGTGGCATGTAAATATCGGCAAGCGGCTCGTGAAGCGGCCCAAAGTATACCTTCGCGACACGGGCCTGCTGCATGCCCTGCTGTCCATCCGCGATCAGCGTGACCTGGCGTCCCACAATAAGTTGGGCGCTTCCTGGGAGGGTTTCGCGCTGGAGGTGGCGGCGCGGGCCATTGGCAAGCGCAACGAGGAGCTGGCTTTCTGGGCGACCCATTCCGGGGCCGAGGTGGACTTGTTCTGGCAGGAGCACGGGAAGAACTGGGCCATCGAGGTGAAGTATGCCGACGCCCCCCGGATGACAAAATCGATGACCAGCGCGATGCAGGATTTGGAGCTGGAGCATTTGTGGGTGGTGTATCCGGGGGACAAGACCTATCGCCTGGCGAAGAATATTACGGTATTGCCGATCACGAAGATTGGGGCCGGGTGGGTGTATCCGTGA
- a CDS encoding DUF115 domain-containing protein, translating into MSYYSWCGLMLAWTPKFPKSALPLAYWRLLRARHQYFDRVGLRFGPWGVPRLTHLAGSQQRIAMMRDKFKGQRCFIIANGPSLKQIDMTRLRKEVTLGCNGIYSAFSAWGFHTTYLLFEDIEQLELRRHDVGRVQGPIKMAALYNAYAFKADARTIFFNAPRMRGQLYYWRDLYPQFSTDFASIVHLGSTVTYIMLQLAYHLGCDPVYIVGLDHDYGELPKLFPPGKITITEENIELIRGLHFSNQYYQVGDQIGVPDVAMQEAAYAKARAAFEADGRRVINASAHTALEVFERCEFAGLFRANEK; encoded by the coding sequence GTGTCGTACTATTCGTGGTGCGGGCTGATGCTGGCCTGGACGCCCAAGTTTCCGAAATCGGCCCTGCCCCTGGCGTACTGGCGCTTGCTGCGCGCGCGTCACCAGTATTTTGATCGCGTGGGGCTGCGCTTTGGGCCATGGGGCGTGCCGCGCTTGACCCACCTGGCCGGGAGCCAGCAGCGCATCGCCATGATGCGCGACAAATTCAAAGGGCAGCGCTGCTTCATCATTGCGAATGGCCCGAGCTTGAAGCAGATCGATATGACGAGGCTGCGGAAAGAAGTGACCCTCGGTTGCAACGGCATTTACAGCGCCTTTTCAGCGTGGGGCTTCCACACGACATACCTGCTTTTTGAAGATATCGAACAACTGGAATTGCGGCGTCATGACGTGGGGCGGGTGCAGGGACCCATCAAAATGGCCGCGCTATACAACGCCTACGCCTTCAAAGCCGATGCGCGCACAATTTTCTTCAATGCGCCAAGGATGCGGGGTCAGCTCTACTATTGGCGGGATTTATATCCCCAGTTCTCGACGGACTTCGCATCGATCGTGCATCTGGGCAGCACGGTGACCTACATCATGCTCCAGCTCGCCTATCACCTCGGCTGCGACCCGGTGTATATCGTTGGACTCGATCATGATTACGGCGAACTGCCGAAGTTGTTCCCACCGGGCAAGATCACGATAACTGAAGAGAACATCGAACTCATTCGGGGACTTCACTTCAGCAATCAGTACTACCAGGTGGGCGATCAGATCGGCGTGCCCGATGTCGCGATGCAGGAAGCGGCCTACGCGAAGGCGCGCGCGGCCTTCGAAGCCGATGGGCGCAGGGTGATCAATGCGAGCGCCCACACGGCCCTGGAGGTGTTTGAACGGTGTGAGTTTGCGGGACTTTTTCGGGCCAATGAGAAGTAG
- a CDS encoding neutral/alkaline non-lysosomal ceramidase N-terminal domain-containing protein, producing the protein MPAKKFFIFLLSLLSLLSLPVTAETFKAGFAKADITPTAPMPMWGYGARHDALSQGVRDPLFAKAVVVEAGDQKVALVGLDLGRSPDAAMMDRIRAAVKATSGVTFVMLSGSHTHHGPVLEMQDREGMGKGKFDDAVAYVKTLEEKLIAVINEAATHTQDARIGWGSAMVDRNRNRHKKFEPKPTDPELSVLRFDDLSGKPIALMINFAAHPTMLPGEDLRFSAEWPGQMMYTVEEGLGTNAGFLQGAAGDMSCKPTDTTKDIESFGKAIGAEVIEIAKAIETKVPENPRIQGMDEDFDFKTRIPLDNPMTLGLLSTAFFPELAASAVDSMKGDRITPHLTTILINQELALVGGSGEFFCDHSNRLKERAWGLKTIFVGYCNGHHMYFPTIEGASIGGYGADATVSWVPVGAGEEMMNKALINLYTMLGKYVLKL; encoded by the coding sequence ATGCCTGCCAAGAAATTCTTCATTTTCCTGCTGTCGCTGTTGTCCCTGCTGTCCCTGCCCGTCACCGCCGAGACCTTCAAGGCGGGCTTCGCAAAGGCCGACATCACCCCGACGGCCCCGATGCCCATGTGGGGCTATGGCGCGCGGCACGATGCCCTCTCCCAGGGTGTGCGCGATCCGCTCTTTGCCAAGGCCGTAGTGGTGGAAGCTGGCGACCAGAAAGTGGCCCTCGTGGGGCTGGATCTGGGCCGTTCGCCCGACGCCGCCATGATGGACCGCATCCGCGCCGCCGTGAAGGCCACCTCGGGCGTGACCTTCGTCATGCTGTCCGGCTCCCACACCCACCACGGGCCGGTACTGGAGATGCAGGATAGGGAAGGCATGGGCAAGGGCAAGTTCGACGACGCCGTGGCCTATGTGAAGACGCTGGAAGAAAAACTCATCGCGGTGATCAACGAGGCGGCCACCCACACCCAGGACGCGCGGATCGGCTGGGGCTCGGCCATGGTGGATCGCAACCGGAACCGCCACAAGAAGTTCGAGCCGAAGCCCACCGACCCGGAGTTAAGCGTGCTACGCTTCGACGACCTCTCGGGCAAGCCCATCGCGCTGATGATTAACTTTGCGGCCCACCCCACCATGCTGCCGGGCGAAGACCTCCGCTTCTCCGCCGAGTGGCCGGGCCAGATGATGTACACCGTGGAAGAGGGCCTGGGCACGAACGCGGGCTTCCTTCAGGGCGCGGCGGGCGATATGTCCTGCAAGCCGACGGACACGACGAAGGACATCGAATCCTTCGGCAAGGCCATAGGCGCGGAGGTGATTGAGATCGCCAAGGCTATCGAAACCAAGGTGCCTGAAAACCCCCGAATCCAGGGCATGGATGAAGACTTCGACTTCAAGACCCGTATTCCCCTGGACAACCCCATGACCCTCGGCCTGCTCTCCACGGCCTTCTTCCCCGAACTCGCCGCCTCCGCCGTCGATTCAATGAAGGGCGACCGTATCACGCCCCACCTCACCACCATTCTCATCAATCAGGAACTTGCGCTCGTGGGCGGCTCGGGCGAATTCTTCTGCGATCATTCCAATCGCCTGAAAGAGCGCGCCTGGGGTCTGAAGACGATCTTCGTGGGCTATTGCAACGGCCACCACATGTATTTCCCCACCATAGAAGGGGCGTCGATCGGCGGCTACGGCGCGGACGCCACCGTGAGCTGGGTACCCGTGGGCGCGGGAGAGGAAATGATGAACAAGGCCCTCATTAACCTCTACACGATGCTGGGAAAATACGTATTGAAGTTGTAG